A single region of the Arthrobacter sp. PAMC25564 genome encodes:
- a CDS encoding MoaD/ThiS family protein, whose amino-acid sequence MNVRYFAAARAAAGLDEEHFDLADGATMASLLEAILAVERPEPPAGTPPLARILSRSSFLLNEVAVRGQTAVLKPDDVVDVLPPFAGG is encoded by the coding sequence GTGAACGTACGCTACTTCGCTGCCGCGCGCGCTGCCGCAGGCCTGGACGAGGAACACTTCGACCTGGCCGACGGCGCCACGATGGCCTCGCTGCTGGAGGCGATCCTCGCCGTCGAACGCCCGGAGCCGCCGGCCGGGACACCACCGCTGGCCCGCATCCTGTCCCGCTCCAGCTTCCTGCTCAACGAGGTCGCGGTGCGCGGCCAGACAGCGGTGTTGAAGCCGGACGACGTCGTCGACGTGCTGCCGCCCTTCGCCGGCGGCTAA
- a CDS encoding DUF1579 family protein, with the protein MDRLLPGSAHEALEAFLGHWTGTTKWEATAWGPARTAAVELTFARAAAGLAVTQAYRHTEADGTRSEGHGVFTMDPDRPDTLWYHVNSMGLPPEAPARASWQEGTLTMERRSDRGTARHTFRVDDGVLTHSAGLRLGKASEFTPFMTSVCRRVPEA; encoded by the coding sequence ATGGACCGGCTGCTGCCAGGCAGTGCACACGAGGCGCTTGAGGCGTTCCTCGGGCATTGGACAGGAACCACAAAGTGGGAGGCCACGGCCTGGGGGCCGGCGCGGACTGCGGCCGTCGAACTGACGTTTGCCCGTGCGGCCGCCGGCCTCGCGGTCACCCAGGCGTACCGGCATACCGAGGCCGACGGCACCCGCTCCGAGGGCCACGGTGTCTTCACCATGGACCCGGACCGCCCGGACACCCTCTGGTACCACGTCAACAGCATGGGGCTGCCTCCGGAGGCGCCCGCGCGCGCCAGCTGGCAGGAGGGCACCCTCACCATGGAGCGGCGCAGCGACCGCGGCACCGCGCGGCACACCTTCCGGGTGGACGACGGCGTGCTGACGCACAGCGCTGGGCTCCGGCTGGGCAAGGCGAGTGAGTTCACCCCGTTCATGACCTCGGTCTGCCGGCGGGTGCCCGAAGCCTAG
- a CDS encoding pitrilysin family protein: MTVVPLPLEQNQHADTLIHGADGGSEVRRSVLPGGVRVLTEAMPGQRSATIGFWVGVGSRDEAPGQHGSTHFLEHLLFKGTRRRTALEIASAFDEVGGESNAATAKESTCYFARVLDSDLPMAIDVIADMITGAVLDPQEMEQERDVILEEIAMDSDDPTDVAHENFVAAVLGTHPLGRPIGGTPDAIRAVARDSVWDHYRRYYRPDELVITAAGGLDHDVVCGLVVDALHAAGWNLEPAATPVQRRPTDRAEITGTAGLHVVKRPVEQANIIMGCPSLVATDDRRFVMSVLNAVLGGGMSSRLFQEVREKRGLVYSTYSFASSYADAGYFGMYAGCTPSKVRQVVELLGAELDKLAEGGISEEELRKSVGQLCGGIVLALEDTGSRMSRLGRAELVSGEYQDIDETLRLIKAVTAAEVQELARELAAAPRTITVVGPFDENETFGL; encoded by the coding sequence ATGACTGTCGTCCCCCTGCCGCTTGAGCAGAACCAGCACGCTGACACCCTGATCCACGGAGCCGACGGCGGTTCCGAGGTGCGCCGCTCGGTCCTGCCCGGCGGCGTCCGGGTGCTGACCGAAGCCATGCCCGGCCAGCGTTCGGCAACCATCGGTTTCTGGGTCGGCGTGGGCTCCCGGGACGAGGCACCCGGGCAGCACGGCTCCACCCACTTCCTCGAACACCTCCTGTTCAAGGGCACCCGGCGCCGCACCGCCCTTGAGATCGCCTCGGCCTTCGACGAGGTCGGCGGGGAATCGAACGCGGCCACGGCGAAGGAAAGCACCTGCTACTTTGCCCGCGTGCTGGACAGCGACCTGCCCATGGCGATCGATGTCATCGCGGACATGATCACCGGCGCCGTCCTTGACCCGCAGGAGATGGAGCAGGAACGCGACGTCATCCTTGAGGAGATCGCCATGGACAGCGACGACCCGACCGACGTCGCGCACGAGAACTTCGTCGCCGCCGTGCTCGGGACCCACCCCCTCGGCCGCCCGATCGGCGGCACCCCTGACGCCATCCGCGCCGTCGCACGCGACTCGGTCTGGGACCATTACCGGCGCTACTACCGGCCCGACGAGCTCGTCATCACCGCCGCCGGGGGACTGGACCACGACGTCGTCTGCGGCCTCGTGGTGGACGCCCTCCACGCCGCGGGCTGGAACCTTGAGCCGGCGGCCACCCCGGTGCAGCGCCGCCCTACCGACCGCGCCGAAATCACCGGCACCGCGGGCCTGCATGTGGTCAAGCGTCCGGTCGAGCAGGCCAACATCATCATGGGCTGCCCCTCGCTCGTCGCCACCGATGACCGCCGCTTCGTGATGAGCGTGCTCAACGCGGTGCTCGGCGGAGGCATGTCATCCCGGCTCTTCCAGGAGGTGCGGGAGAAGCGCGGCCTTGTCTACTCGACCTACTCCTTCGCTTCCTCCTACGCGGACGCGGGCTACTTCGGGATGTACGCCGGCTGCACGCCGTCGAAGGTCCGGCAGGTCGTCGAGCTGCTCGGCGCGGAACTGGACAAGCTGGCGGAGGGCGGCATTTCCGAGGAGGAGCTCCGCAAGTCCGTGGGGCAGCTCTGCGGCGGGATCGTGCTGGCCCTCGAGGACACCGGATCCCGGATGTCCCGGCTGGGCCGCGCCGAGCTGGTCTCCGGCGAATACCAGGACATCGACGAGACGCTGCGCCTGATCAAGGCCGTCACCGCCGCCGAGGTCCAGGAACTTGCCCGCGAGCTTGCCGCTGCGCCACGGACCATCACCGTCGTCGGCCCCTTCGACGAAAACGAGACCTTCGGGCTCTGA
- a CDS encoding polyribonucleotide nucleotidyltransferase yields MEGPEIQFSEAVIDNGRFGKRVIRFETGRLAKQAAGAAMVYIDEETALLSATTAGKHPREGFDFFPLTVDVEERMYAAGRIPGSFFRREGRPSTEAILACRLMDRPLRPAFVKGLRNEVQIVVTVLSINPDELYDVVAINASSMSTQLSGLPFSGPIGGVRVALVADEQGSQWVAFPKYSQLENAVFNMVVAGRVAGDDVAIMMVEAEATDNSWNLIKEQGATAPTEEVVSEGLEAAKPFIKALCEAQADLAARAAKPTVEFPIFLDYQDDVFAAVEAAGAEKLAAVFQIADKQERDTASDELKDEVTSSLAGQFEGREKELSAAFRSVTKQVVRQRILKDQIRIDGRGLTDIRQLTAEVEVLPRVHGSAIFERGETQILGVTTLNMLKMEQQIDSLSPVTRKRYMHNYNFPPYSTGETGRVGSPKRREIGHGALAERAIMPVLPSREEFPYAIRQVSEALSSNGSTSMGSVCASTLSLLNAGVPLKAPVAGIAMGLVSDQVDGQTRYAALTDILGAEDAFGDMDFKVAGTSEFVTAIQLDTKLDGIPASVLAAALKQAREARLHILDVLNSAIDTPDELSEFAPRVIAVKIPVDKIGEVIGPKGKMINQIQEDTGADISIEDDGTVYIGATNGPSADAARSAINAIANPQIPEIGERYLGTVVKTTTFGAFVSLTPGKDGLLHISELRKIAGGKRVDNVEDVVSVGQKIQVEITKIDDRGKLSLSPVVADEEGANAAEVSEEPAE; encoded by the coding sequence ATGGAGGGTCCCGAAATCCAGTTCTCAGAAGCAGTCATTGACAATGGCCGCTTCGGCAAGCGTGTAATCCGCTTTGAAACCGGCCGCCTTGCCAAGCAGGCAGCCGGCGCAGCGATGGTCTACATCGATGAAGAGACCGCACTGCTGTCCGCAACCACCGCCGGCAAGCACCCGCGTGAAGGTTTCGACTTCTTCCCGCTGACCGTCGACGTCGAAGAGCGTATGTACGCTGCGGGCCGCATCCCGGGCTCGTTCTTCCGCCGTGAAGGCCGCCCGTCCACCGAAGCGATCCTGGCCTGCCGCCTGATGGACCGCCCGCTGCGTCCGGCCTTCGTCAAGGGCCTGCGCAACGAGGTCCAGATCGTCGTCACCGTGCTGTCCATCAACCCGGACGAGCTCTACGACGTGGTCGCGATCAACGCGTCCTCGATGTCAACCCAGCTCTCCGGCCTGCCCTTCTCCGGCCCGATCGGCGGCGTCCGCGTTGCCCTCGTTGCCGACGAGCAGGGTTCGCAGTGGGTTGCGTTCCCGAAGTACTCGCAGCTGGAGAACGCCGTCTTCAACATGGTCGTTGCCGGCCGGGTTGCAGGAGACGACGTCGCCATCATGATGGTTGAAGCCGAAGCCACCGACAACTCCTGGAACCTCATCAAGGAACAGGGCGCCACCGCCCCGACCGAAGAGGTTGTCTCCGAGGGCCTCGAGGCTGCCAAGCCGTTCATCAAGGCCCTGTGCGAGGCCCAGGCCGATCTGGCAGCCCGCGCCGCCAAGCCGACCGTGGAGTTCCCGATCTTCCTGGACTACCAGGACGACGTCTTCGCCGCCGTCGAGGCCGCCGGCGCCGAGAAGCTGGCTGCCGTCTTCCAGATCGCCGACAAGCAGGAACGCGACACCGCTTCCGACGAGCTCAAGGACGAGGTCACGAGCTCGCTGGCCGGCCAGTTCGAAGGCCGCGAGAAGGAACTGTCCGCGGCATTCCGCTCGGTCACCAAGCAGGTTGTGCGCCAGCGCATCCTCAAGGACCAGATCCGCATCGACGGCCGTGGCCTGACGGACATCCGCCAGCTCACCGCCGAGGTTGAGGTCCTGCCCCGCGTCCACGGCTCGGCCATCTTCGAACGCGGCGAGACCCAGATCCTGGGTGTCACCACGCTGAACATGCTCAAGATGGAACAGCAGATCGACTCGCTGTCTCCCGTGACGCGCAAGCGGTACATGCACAACTACAACTTCCCGCCGTACTCCACCGGCGAGACCGGCCGCGTCGGTTCCCCGAAACGCCGCGAAATCGGCCATGGCGCCCTCGCAGAGCGCGCCATCATGCCGGTGCTGCCGTCCCGCGAGGAATTCCCGTACGCCATCCGCCAGGTGTCTGAGGCGCTCAGCTCCAACGGTTCGACGTCGATGGGTTCCGTCTGTGCCTCCACGCTGTCCCTGCTCAACGCAGGTGTGCCGCTGAAGGCTCCCGTCGCCGGTATCGCCATGGGCCTGGTCTCCGACCAGGTTGACGGCCAGACCCGCTACGCCGCCCTGACCGACATCCTCGGCGCCGAAGATGCCTTCGGTGACATGGACTTCAAGGTCGCCGGTACCTCCGAGTTCGTCACGGCCATCCAGCTGGACACCAAGCTCGACGGCATCCCGGCCTCCGTCCTGGCAGCCGCCCTGAAGCAGGCCCGCGAAGCCCGCCTGCACATCCTGGACGTCCTGAACTCCGCGATCGACACCCCGGACGAGCTCTCCGAGTTCGCGCCGCGCGTCATCGCGGTCAAGATCCCGGTTGACAAGATCGGCGAGGTCATTGGGCCGAAGGGCAAGATGATCAACCAGATCCAGGAAGACACCGGCGCCGACATCTCGATCGAGGACGACGGCACGGTCTACATCGGCGCCACGAACGGCCCGTCTGCCGACGCGGCACGGTCCGCGATCAACGCCATCGCCAACCCGCAGATCCCGGAAATCGGCGAGCGCTACCTGGGCACGGTCGTCAAGACCACGACCTTCGGCGCCTTCGTTTCCCTGACTCCGGGCAAGGACGGCCTGCTGCACATCTCCGAGCTGCGCAAGATCGCCGGCGGCAAGCGCGTTGACAACGTCGAGGACGTCGTCTCCGTGGGCCAGAAGATCCAGGTGGAAATCACCAAGATCGATGACCGCGGCAAGCTCTCGCTGTCTCCCGTTGTGGCTGACGAGGAAGGCGCAAACGCCGCTGAGGTCTCCGAGGAGCCCGCAGAGTAG
- the rpsO gene encoding 30S ribosomal protein S15, translated as MALEAAVKQSIIKDFATSEGDTGSPEVQVAVLTQRIKDLTEHMKEHKHDYHTQRGLLAMVGRRKRMLTYLKNTDITRYRALIERLGLRR; from the coding sequence GTGGCACTTGAAGCCGCTGTAAAGCAGTCCATCATCAAGGATTTCGCAACGTCCGAGGGCGACACCGGTTCACCGGAGGTCCAGGTTGCAGTCCTGACTCAGCGGATCAAGGATCTCACTGAGCACATGAAGGAGCACAAGCACGATTACCACACCCAGCGCGGTCTGCTGGCCATGGTTGGTCGTCGCAAGCGTATGCTCACCTACCTCAAGAACACTGACATCACCCGCTACCGTGCGCTCATCGAGCGCCTCGGCCTGCGCCGCTAG
- a CDS encoding aminotransferase class V-fold PLP-dependent enzyme → MSATENPDALWRRALELDAADPLAAYREHFIGTDTELSYLDGNSLGRPLKRTVTDISGFIQDSWGGRLIRGWDEEWLELPQAIGEQLGRVVLGAAPGQTIIADSTTVVLYKLIRAALAAVTDPARTEIVLDTDNFPTDRYLVEGIAREEGLTLRWIDADPASGVSVDQVRAATGPATAVVLLSQIAYRSGFLANLPGITAAVHDAGALVVWDLCHSAGSVEIGLDAAGADFAAGCTYKYLNGGPGSPAFAYVNARHLPGLRQPIWGWMGRKDAFEMAAGYEAAPGIRGFLSGTPAIFGMLAMRGTLDLLEEAGMAAVRAKSRLLTAFAVGLHDAWLAPAGVGLSTPRDPELRGSHITVDHPAFLDMTAALWEQDVIPDFRAPQGIRIGLSPLSTSFAELYRGVAAIRDRLESGGFDKIGNVPVN, encoded by the coding sequence GTGAGCGCCACGGAAAACCCCGACGCCCTGTGGCGGCGTGCCCTGGAACTGGACGCCGCGGATCCGCTGGCCGCGTACCGGGAGCACTTCATCGGCACGGACACCGAGCTGTCCTATCTTGACGGGAACTCCCTGGGCCGTCCGCTGAAGCGGACCGTCACGGACATCAGCGGCTTCATCCAGGACAGCTGGGGCGGCCGGCTGATCCGCGGCTGGGACGAGGAATGGCTGGAACTTCCGCAGGCCATCGGCGAGCAGCTGGGCCGTGTGGTCCTCGGTGCCGCCCCGGGCCAGACCATCATCGCGGACTCCACCACTGTGGTGCTGTACAAGCTGATCCGCGCCGCCCTGGCCGCCGTCACGGATCCGGCCCGGACCGAAATCGTCCTGGACACGGACAATTTCCCCACCGACCGCTACCTCGTCGAGGGCATCGCCCGCGAAGAGGGCCTCACGCTGCGCTGGATCGACGCCGATCCCGCCTCGGGCGTGAGCGTTGACCAGGTGCGGGCCGCCACCGGCCCGGCCACTGCCGTCGTGCTCCTCAGCCAGATCGCCTACCGCTCCGGGTTCCTTGCGAACCTGCCGGGAATCACCGCCGCGGTGCACGACGCCGGCGCGCTCGTCGTGTGGGACCTGTGCCATTCCGCCGGGTCGGTGGAGATCGGACTGGACGCCGCCGGCGCAGACTTCGCCGCCGGCTGCACCTACAAATACCTCAACGGGGGACCGGGCTCGCCCGCGTTCGCTTACGTCAACGCCCGTCACCTGCCCGGCCTGCGCCAGCCGATCTGGGGCTGGATGGGCCGGAAGGATGCCTTCGAGATGGCGGCCGGCTATGAGGCCGCTCCCGGCATCCGGGGTTTCCTCAGCGGCACCCCGGCCATCTTCGGCATGCTCGCCATGCGCGGCACCCTGGACCTGCTCGAGGAAGCGGGGATGGCCGCCGTCCGGGCGAAATCCCGGCTGCTGACCGCATTCGCCGTCGGGCTCCACGACGCCTGGCTCGCGCCGGCGGGCGTTGGACTGTCCACGCCGCGGGATCCGGAACTGCGCGGCAGCCACATCACAGTGGACCACCCGGCGTTCCTGGACATGACCGCGGCACTGTGGGAGCAGGATGTCATTCCGGATTTCCGGGCTCCGCAGGGGATCAGGATCGGGTTGTCACCGCTGAGCACTTCCTTCGCCGAGCTGTACCGCGGCGTGGCCGCGATCCGCGATCGGCTGGAGAGCGGCGGTTTCGACAAGATCGGGAACGTGCCAGTAAACTAA
- the kynA gene encoding tryptophan 2,3-dioxygenase: MSIEKNTRELDRDIVRDFSTRMSYASYLQLPTLLSAQQPVSTPEHHDEMLFIIQHQTTELWLKLVLHELRSAAGWLRTDDLGSALKAIARVKHIQKTLTEQWSVLATLTPTEYSQFRSFLGNSSGFQSSQYRAVEFLLGNKNSKMLPVFESDPEAHALLQELLEAPSIYDDFLAYLKRQGFDIPASVLDRDVSRAHEFCPELVPVFKYIYEHAAEHWGAYEACEELVDLEDNFQLWRFRHLRTVQRTIGMKAGTGGSSGAAFLQKALELTFFPELFAVRTEIGQ, encoded by the coding sequence GTGAGCATTGAGAAGAACACGAGGGAGCTGGACCGGGACATTGTCCGCGACTTCAGCACCCGGATGAGCTACGCGTCGTACCTGCAGCTGCCCACGCTGCTCAGTGCCCAGCAGCCGGTCAGCACGCCCGAGCACCACGACGAGATGCTCTTCATCATCCAGCACCAGACCACGGAGCTGTGGCTGAAGCTGGTCCTGCACGAGCTGCGCAGTGCCGCCGGCTGGTTGCGCACCGATGACCTTGGCTCGGCCCTGAAGGCGATCGCCCGGGTCAAGCACATCCAGAAGACGCTGACCGAGCAGTGGTCCGTGCTGGCCACGCTGACCCCCACCGAGTATTCGCAGTTCCGCAGTTTCCTCGGTAACTCCTCCGGCTTCCAGTCCAGCCAGTACCGCGCGGTCGAGTTCCTGCTCGGTAACAAGAACTCCAAGATGCTGCCGGTGTTCGAGTCCGACCCCGAAGCCCACGCGCTGCTGCAGGAGCTCCTCGAGGCACCGAGCATCTACGACGACTTCCTTGCCTACCTCAAACGGCAGGGCTTCGACATTCCTGCGTCGGTGCTGGACCGGGACGTCAGCCGGGCCCACGAGTTCTGCCCGGAGCTTGTGCCGGTGTTCAAGTACATCTATGAGCACGCTGCCGAACACTGGGGCGCCTACGAGGCCTGCGAGGAACTCGTGGACCTGGAGGACAACTTCCAGCTCTGGCGCTTCCGGCACCTGCGCACGGTCCAGCGCACCATCGGCATGAAGGCGGGAACCGGAGGTTCCAGCGGCGCCGCGTTCCTGCAGAAAGCCCTTGAGCTGACCTTCTTCCCCGAGCTCTTTGCCGTCCGGACGGAGATCGGCCAGTGA
- a CDS encoding bifunctional riboflavin kinase/FAD synthetase: MVHIWNDPSEVPADFGPSVVTFGNFDGVHRGHQQVLSQLIRTARLNHARAVAITFDPHPALVHRPESAPELIMGLEDKLVALGELGLDAVLVLKYSLELASLTAEEFVATILVGSLKASHVVIGHDARFGRGNSGDLATMQELGRKLGFEVLVISEFGSEGFPLHDDGGADRRCSSTWVREALQSGDVATAAAVLGRPHRMRGEVVHGAARGRDLGFPTANLASTASGYIPADGIYAGWLVDQAGTRWPAAISVGSNPTFDGVSRQVEAHVIDRPDEEVGDFDLYGQTVVVEFVARLRGMVAYRGPDALVEQMRLDVVQAHGLLFAH, translated from the coding sequence ATGGTCCACATCTGGAACGATCCGTCCGAAGTCCCGGCGGACTTCGGTCCTTCCGTTGTCACGTTCGGCAACTTCGACGGCGTGCATCGCGGCCACCAACAGGTGCTCTCGCAGCTGATCCGCACCGCGCGCCTGAACCATGCGCGTGCCGTTGCCATCACCTTCGACCCCCATCCGGCGCTGGTGCACCGGCCCGAATCGGCCCCTGAACTGATCATGGGGCTGGAGGACAAGCTGGTGGCCCTCGGCGAGCTGGGCCTCGACGCCGTGCTGGTGTTGAAGTATTCCCTCGAGCTGGCCAGCCTCACCGCGGAAGAATTCGTCGCCACCATCCTGGTCGGCAGCCTCAAGGCCAGCCATGTGGTGATCGGCCACGATGCCCGCTTCGGCCGCGGCAACTCCGGCGACCTGGCCACCATGCAGGAACTGGGCAGGAAGCTCGGGTTCGAGGTGCTGGTCATCAGCGAATTCGGTTCCGAGGGCTTCCCCCTCCACGACGACGGCGGCGCGGACCGCCGCTGTTCCTCCACCTGGGTGCGCGAGGCCTTGCAATCGGGCGACGTCGCCACCGCCGCCGCCGTCCTGGGACGCCCGCACCGGATGCGCGGCGAAGTCGTGCACGGCGCCGCGCGCGGCCGGGACCTGGGCTTCCCCACGGCCAACCTCGCTTCCACGGCGAGCGGCTACATCCCCGCCGACGGCATCTACGCCGGCTGGCTCGTGGACCAGGCCGGCACCCGGTGGCCTGCCGCGATCTCCGTGGGATCCAACCCCACGTTCGACGGCGTCAGCCGGCAGGTCGAGGCGCACGTGATCGACCGTCCGGACGAAGAAGTCGGCGACTTCGATCTGTACGGCCAGACAGTAGTGGTGGAATTCGTCGCCAGGCTGCGGGGCATGGTCGCGTACCGTGGGCCTGATGCGTTGGTGGAACAGATGCGGCTGGACGTGGTCCAGGCGCACGGGCTCCTGTTCGCGCACTGA
- a CDS encoding DUF937 domain-containing protein: MTELHDILGQIPIDQIAGLLGADEGTARSAVEAAVPTLLAGMHNNAQAPDGAAALESALSQHQHGLIDGGVDVSQVDTADGERIVSHVFGGQQDQVASQLAGTPSWAARAGIWSRSSCRSWHRS; encoded by the coding sequence ATGACTGAGCTCCACGACATTCTTGGGCAGATCCCGATCGACCAGATTGCGGGGCTGCTCGGCGCCGACGAAGGGACGGCCAGGTCCGCAGTGGAAGCCGCCGTGCCCACGCTTCTGGCCGGCATGCACAACAACGCCCAGGCTCCCGACGGCGCGGCGGCGCTGGAATCCGCGCTGAGCCAGCATCAGCACGGACTGATCGACGGCGGCGTGGACGTCTCGCAGGTGGATACCGCGGACGGCGAAAGGATCGTCAGCCACGTCTTTGGCGGACAGCAGGACCAGGTAGCCAGCCAGCTTGCCGGAACCCCCAGTTGGGCGGCGCGGGCGGGGATCTGGTCAAGAAGCTCCTGCCGATCCTGGCACCGCTCGTGA
- a CDS encoding HNH endonuclease signature motif containing protein, giving the protein MEAIGGFVSFAEAGQDTQPVLGDALGLLRILGATAVQDAALWGFRAAADFADDVEELSRTVEYLQLVAAAAVDRSRNQAAASAGAGTGAGWLTGWKDQPGIPAGVEAAPAGPAGPDQGPREVLDDGFRNTTDFLRARLRISAAEARRRLALAGSVLPRRGLAGRPLPAVHAELGAALASGTVASRSATIITVALDRVRPCCDAAAALEMEHALTRTAAENDPDFLARIARRWTDALDQDGTEPSEEALRHLQGAFIRRTRHGLHHLEIFATADQFEHLLTVMNTATNPRTSGADAAEPGSRHPATDPAGPGTGRSPGGEENDSGTAGLDRRSRPQKLLDGLVGACKIALSSGPLPAAGGLRPQVMVTIGYRDLLDRLGHPASTAAGSPPGAAPAPSNTGTLPFTGPVTASTVRKIACDADIIPVLLGGEGRILDIGRAARIFPPHIRKAITARDQGCTFPGCTIPAPWCEAHHISYWSRGGTTSTENGTLLCSHHHHLVHKEQWTIQNRTGIPWFIPPPHLDPRQKPQRNHYFRLE; this is encoded by the coding sequence ATGGAAGCCATCGGGGGTTTCGTCTCCTTCGCGGAAGCCGGGCAGGATACACAGCCTGTGCTGGGGGATGCCCTGGGTTTGCTCCGGATACTGGGCGCGACGGCGGTGCAGGACGCGGCGCTTTGGGGGTTCCGGGCGGCGGCGGACTTCGCGGATGACGTGGAGGAACTCTCGCGGACCGTGGAGTATCTGCAGCTCGTGGCGGCGGCGGCGGTGGACCGGAGCAGGAACCAGGCGGCCGCGTCCGCCGGTGCGGGGACGGGTGCCGGCTGGCTGACCGGCTGGAAGGACCAGCCCGGCATACCGGCGGGAGTGGAGGCAGCCCCGGCGGGACCGGCGGGTCCTGACCAGGGGCCGCGGGAAGTCCTGGACGACGGCTTCCGGAACACCACGGACTTCCTGCGGGCCCGGCTGCGGATCAGCGCCGCGGAGGCCCGCCGCCGGCTCGCCCTGGCCGGGAGCGTCCTTCCGCGCAGGGGCCTGGCGGGCCGGCCGCTTCCTGCCGTCCACGCGGAGCTCGGCGCCGCGCTGGCGTCCGGGACCGTCGCCTCCCGGTCCGCGACCATCATCACCGTGGCCCTGGACCGTGTCCGGCCGTGCTGTGATGCCGCGGCTGCGCTGGAGATGGAGCATGCTTTGACGCGCACCGCCGCGGAGAACGATCCGGATTTCCTGGCACGGATCGCGAGGCGCTGGACCGACGCCCTGGACCAGGACGGTACCGAACCCTCCGAAGAGGCGCTGCGCCACCTCCAGGGCGCCTTCATCCGCCGCACCCGCCACGGCCTGCACCACCTCGAGATCTTCGCGACCGCCGACCAGTTCGAACACCTCCTCACCGTCATGAATACCGCCACGAACCCGCGGACCAGCGGCGCGGACGCTGCAGAACCCGGCAGCCGGCACCCTGCCACGGACCCCGCCGGTCCCGGAACCGGCCGTTCCCCCGGCGGGGAGGAGAATGATTCCGGCACGGCGGGGCTGGACCGCCGATCCCGGCCGCAGAAACTCCTCGACGGCCTCGTCGGCGCCTGCAAAATCGCTTTGTCATCCGGGCCGCTGCCCGCCGCGGGAGGACTCCGCCCCCAGGTCATGGTCACGATCGGCTACCGGGACCTCCTGGACCGCCTCGGACACCCAGCCAGCACCGCGGCCGGCAGCCCACCAGGCGCGGCCCCGGCGCCGTCGAACACCGGAACCCTGCCGTTCACCGGACCCGTCACAGCCTCAACCGTCCGGAAGATCGCCTGCGACGCGGACATCATCCCGGTCCTCCTCGGCGGGGAAGGCCGGATCCTGGACATCGGCCGCGCCGCACGGATCTTCCCGCCCCACATCCGCAAAGCCATCACCGCCCGGGACCAGGGCTGCACCTTCCCGGGCTGCACCATCCCGGCACCCTGGTGCGAAGCCCACCACATCAGCTACTGGTCCCGCGGCGGCACCACAAGCACAGAGAACGGGACGCTCCTCTGCTCCCACCACCACCACCTGGTCCACAAGGAACAATGGACCATCCAGAACCGCACCGGCATCCCCTGGTTCATCCCGCCACCCCACCTGGACCCGCGCCAGAAGCCACAACGCAACCACTACTTCCGCCTTGAATGA
- a CDS encoding NUDIX hydrolase, translating into MDSTVTPWPGESLSAASRSREVPFELRRPLGPRDPGDAWVEGVRGKFWGRFGSAGLLVHDPAKGILLQHRALWSDQGGTWGLPGGALHQGEEAIHGALREAKEEAAVPPENLHVLFTSVFDVGYWSYTTVAAQVLEPFEPAISDPESLELQWVGIDSVSEKELHPGFAAAWPALRGRLQGLGTENP; encoded by the coding sequence ATGGACAGCACAGTCACCCCCTGGCCCGGGGAATCATTATCCGCGGCATCACGATCCCGGGAGGTCCCTTTTGAGCTGCGGCGCCCCCTCGGCCCCCGCGACCCCGGTGATGCCTGGGTCGAAGGCGTCCGCGGAAAGTTCTGGGGGCGTTTCGGCTCGGCCGGACTGCTTGTCCACGATCCGGCCAAGGGCATCCTGCTCCAGCACCGCGCCTTATGGAGCGATCAAGGAGGAACGTGGGGACTGCCGGGCGGCGCCCTTCACCAGGGCGAAGAGGCGATCCACGGGGCGCTGCGCGAAGCCAAGGAAGAAGCTGCCGTCCCGCCGGAGAACCTGCACGTCCTGTTCACCTCAGTCTTCGATGTGGGCTACTGGTCCTACACCACCGTCGCCGCCCAGGTGCTGGAGCCCTTTGAACCCGCCATCAGCGACCCGGAAAGCCTGGAGCTGCAATGGGTGGGGATTGACAGCGTCAGCGAGAAGGAACTGCACCCCGGGTTTGCCGCGGCGTGGCCGGCCCTCCGCGGCAGGCTTCAGGGCCTGGGCACGGAAAATCCCTAA